The region CGCGAGCGACACGGGCGAGCTCTACGCTGGCTTCCCGGGCGAGACCTCCGACGGGTTCCTCCCCGACGCGGCGGTCGACGTCGTGCTGCCGCCGACGACCGGCACGCCCGTCGTGCGAGCCGGCATCGCCCTGCCCGTGCACGAGGAGGGCGACGAGCTGCTGCCCGGCACGCAGCACGAGGGCAGCCGCAACCTGCTGCTCACGACGAGCGGCCGGCTCGAGCTCGCGGCGGGCGGCGCGGAGTACACGTGCAGCGGCACCGTCATCAACAGCGCCTCGGGACTCGTCGTGCTCACCGCCGCGCACTGCATCTTCGACGACGACACCCGCGACTGGTACGACCGCATCTCGTTCGCGCCCGCCTACGAGCGCGGCGACGCGCCCTTCGGCACCTGGGTCGCAGAGGACTGGTGGGTGCCGGAGCAGTACCTCGAGGCGAACGACCGCTGGCTGGACGGCGCCGACGACGACGGCTGGATGGGCTTCGACTTCGGCTTCATCCGCTTCGCTCCGCAGGCATCCATGACGCTCGAGGATGCGGTGGGCGGCCAGGGCGTGAGCTTCACGGCCGAGTCGAACGGCGTCGTGATCGCCGGCTACCCCGGCAACGACCCGTTCGACAGCGAGGTGCTGCGGCACTGCGCGGAGGACCGGCTCGACTACGGCGCGGGCGGCGACGCGAACTACGGCGCGGATTGCGCCATGGGGGACGGGGCCTCGGGCTCGGCGTTCGTCTCGAACCTCGACCCGAAGACCGGCGCCGGCCACATCACCGCGGTCTTCTCCAACGGCGGCGCGACCGGCGCCTACGGCCCGCCGCTCGGCGTCACCGCGTGGAACGGGCTGCAGTCGATCGACGACTGACGCGCGTCAGTCGTTCGGGTCGTCCTGCGACTGCCCGAAGGCACCGACCTTCTTCGGCGCGGCCTTCGCCTGCTTGTCGGCCGCGCGCCGCTGCTGCCGGTTGCCGCCCTGCGCCTGCGCCTTGGCCGCGACCGCCGGGTTGCCGCTCTTCGCACGCCCCTTCGCCGTGGCCGTCGCGAGCTCCTTGCCGCGCGCGTCGTGCACCGACGCCTCGCCGTCCTCGTCGGGTGCCGAGTAGGTGAGCTTCGCCGTGTCCTCCTCGACCTCCTCGAGGCCGCCGCCCTCGATCGCGGGCGCCTCGGGGCTCGCGCCCTGGTGCACCTTGACCTCGAGGTTGAACAGGAACTGCACCGACTCCTCGCGGATCGCCGACATCATCTGCTGGTAGAGCGCGAAGCCCTCGTTCTGGTACTCGACGACCGGGTCGCGCTGCGCCATCGTGCGCAGGCCGATGCCCTCGCGCAAGTAGTCCATCTCGTAGAGGTGGTCGCGCCACTTCCGATCGATGACCGAGAGGACGACGCGGCGCTCGAGCAGGCGCATCGCGGGCGAGCCGAGCGACGCCTCGCGGCGCTCGTAGGCGAGCTTCGCGTCGGAGACGAGCTGCTCGTAGAGGAAGTCGGCCGTCAGGCGCGGCTGCGCCTCGGCGACGACCTCGTCGATCGTGATGCTGACGGGGTAGAGCGTCTTCGCCTCGCTCCACAGCGCCTCGAGGTTCCACTCGTCGCTGTCGCCGCCGACCGCGTGCGTGTCGACGAGCTCGCGGATCGTGCCCTCGAGGAAGCCCTGCACACGCCCCTGGAGGTCGTCCCCGTCGAGGATGTGGCGGCGGTCGGAGTAGATCGCCTCGCGCTGGCGGTTCATGACGTCGTCGTACTTCAGGACGTTCTTGCGCATCTCGGCGTTGCGCGCCTCGATCTGCGCCTGCGCGGAGCGGATCGTGCGGGAGAAGATCTTCGACTCGAGCGGGATCTCGTCCTCGTCGGCGTCGACGGCCATGAAGCGCTGCGCGACGGCGCCGCCGAACAGTCGCAGCAGGTCGTCCTGCATCGAGAGGTAGAAGCGGCTCTCGCCCGGGTCGCCCTGGCGGCCGGAGCGGCCGCGGAGCTGGTTGTCGATGCGGCGGGATTCGTGCCGCTCGGTGCCGAGCACGTAGAGGCCGCCGGCCTCGACGACCTGCTTCGCCTCCGCCTCGACGGCGGCCTTCACCTCGGCGAAGACCTCGTCCCAGCGCTCCTCGTACTCCTCCGGCGTCTCGGAGGGGCTCAGGCCCAGCTCCTGCATGCGCGTGACGGCGAGGTGCTCCGCGTTGCCGCCGAGCATGATGTCGGTGCCTCGACCGGCCATGTTCGTCGCGACCGTGACGGCGCCGAGGCGACCCGCCTGGGCGACGATCGATGCTTCGCGCGCGTGGTTCTTCGCGTTGAGCACCTCGTGCGCGACGCCGGCCTTCGCGAGCAGCCCCGAGAGGTACTCGCTCTTCTCGACGCTCGTGGTGCCGACGAGCACGGGCTGGCCCGCCTGGTGGCGCTCGACGATGTCCTCGACGACGTGCTTGAACTTGCCCTCGACGGTCGAGTAGACGAGGTCGGCCTGGTCGATGCGCTGCACCGGCTTGTTCGTCGGGATGGGGACGACACCGAGCTTGTAGGTCGACATGAACTCGGCGGCCTCGGTCTCGGCCGTGCCGGTCATGCCCGAGAGCTTCTGGTAGAGGCGGAAGTAGTTCTGCAGGGTGACCGTCGCGACCGTCTGGTTCTCGGCCTTGATCTGCACCCCTTCCTTCGCCTCGATCGCCTGGTGGATGCCCTCGTTGAAGCGGCGGCCCTGCATGATGCGGCCGGTGTGCTCGTCGACGATGAGCACCTCGCCGTTCATGACGACGTAGTCGGAGTCGCGCTTGAAGAGCGCCTTCGCCTTGAGCGCGGTGTTGAGGAACGAGATGAGCGGGGTGTTCGCCGACTCGTAGAGGCTGTCGATGCCGAGCAGGTCCTCGACCCGCTCGATGCCCGGCTCGAGCACGCCGACCGTCCGCTTCTTCTCGTCGACCTCGTAGTCGACATCGGGGCGCAGGCGCTTGGCGATGCGCGCGAACTCGGCGAACCAGCGGTTCGCCTCGCCCGCGGCGGGGCCCGAGATGATGAGCGGCGTGCGGGCCTCGTCGATGAGGATCGAGTCGACCTCGTCGACGATCGCGAAGCCGTGGCCGCGCTGCACCATGGCCTCCTTCGAGTGGGCCATGTTGTCGCGCAGGTAGTCGAAGCCGAACTCGTTGTTCGTGCCGTAGGTGACGTCGGCCGCGTACTGCTCGCGCCGCACCTCGGGCGACTGGCCCGCGACGATGCAGCCGGTCGTCATGCCGAGCGCGCGGAAGACGCGGCCCATGAGCTCCGACTGATAGCTCGCGAGGTAGTCGTTGACCGTGACGATGTGCACGCCCTCGCCGGTGATGGCGTTGAGGTAGGCGGCGATCGGCGCCACGAGCGTCTTGCCCTCACCGGTCTTCATCTCGGCGATGTTGCCGAGGTGGAGCGCGGCGGCACCCATGACCTGCACGTCGTACGGACGCATCCCGAGCGTGCGCTTCGCGGCTTCGCGCACGGCGGCGAAGGCCTCGGGCAGCATCGTCTCGAGCGCCTCGCCGTCGGCGTGGCGCTGGCGGAACTCAGCGGTCTCCTGCGCCAGCTCCTCGTCGGTGAGCTCCTCGAACGCATCCTCGAGCTTCGCCACGTCGGCGGCGATGCGCTCGAGTCGCCGCAGCAGCCGGCCTTCGCCGGCGCGCAGCATTTTCTCGAAGAAGTTGGCCACGAGGGATGCCTCCCGTGCGTTGGGGGAAAGGGACGGTCCTTGACCGACTGCCCATCGTAGCAACCGGCGCCCGGCGGCGCCCCTGCGATGCTCAGGGGCGCCGCGGGGTCGCGTCAGGAAGCGGCCGCGGGCGCGCTCTCCTCGGTGGTCTCGGGCTCGGCGATCGAGTCGTCGAGCGAGATGACGCCGTAGGACCAGCCCTTGCGGCGGTAGACGACGGCGCACTCGTCGGTGGCCTCGTCGACGAAGAGGTAGAAGGGGTGCCCGACGAGCTCCATCTGGTCGACGGCGTCGCTCACGCTCATCTTCCTGGCCGGGAAGCGCTTCTTGCGGATGACGACCGGCGACCACTCCTGGTCCTGCTCGGGCTGCTGCTCGACGACGGGGTTGGAGCCGGTCGCGACCGCCTCGACGATCTCCGGGTCGGCGGGGGTGATCGCGACCTGCTCGAACCCGGTCACGACGGCCTCGCGCAGCGGGGTGCGGCGGCGGGCGCTGTGGTCGTGCCGCTTGTCGTGCACGCGGCGGGCGCGCTCCATGATGCGGTGGAACGCGGCGTCGAAGGCGATGTACTTGTCGGGCCCGTCGGACTCGGCGCGGATGATCGAGCCCGGCCCGTGCACGGTGATCTCGACGCGGCCGCCGGCGGTCGCATGCGGGTCGGCGTGGCGCGAGAGCCTGACGTCGAGGGCGGTGGCGCGCGGCAGGAGCTGCGTGACCTTGGCGAGCTTCTCCTCCGCGTAGGCCCGGAACCTGTCCGTGATGTTCGCGCCCCTCGCGCCGAATGTGATCTCCATCGTTGCCTCCCATCAGGTACGGCGTCGGCGCCAGCGGCTGCGGGCCGACTTGCGTGGCGATCACCATACCCCGCCCGTCCGGGCGTCGGCCGGGCGCGCCGAGAGGCGTCGCTCGGTGCGCGCGACGGCGACGATCGCGACCGGTCGGCAGCCCGCGGCGCGCAGCGCTCGCACGCCCTCGCGGGCCGTCGCGCCGCTCGTGACGACGTCGTCGACGAGCACCGCGGCGGCTCCGGCCAGCCGGGCGCGATCCCGCCGGCCGAGCTCGAGCGAGCCGCGAGCCGCGAGCGCCCGCTCCTCGGCCGATCGCTCCTTCTGCGCGCCGGGAGGGGCGCGCCCGGCGACGCGCCGGAGCGGCACCGCCGTGAGGCCCGCGCCGCGCAGGACGAGCTCGACGGGGTCGAAGCCGCGCTGTCGAAGCCCGGCCCGGCTCGAGGGCACGCGCACGAGCTCCCCCGCCGGCGCGGACGCGATCGCGAGCGCGAGGCCCGCGCCGAGCGCTCGCGCCGTCGCCCGGTCGCCGCGCTCCTTGCACGCACCGACGAGCGCTCGCACCGCTCCCTCGTAGCGCGCGGCGGCGACGAGCGGCACGCCGTCGAGCAGCTCGTGCTCGGGGCCGGCGAGCAGCAGTCCCGCGCATGCCCGGCAGACGGGGGTGTCGAGCGCACCGCAGCCGGCGCACTCGACCGGCCAGAGCACGCTCGCGGCCTCGCGCAGCGCCGGGACCAGCGCCGACAGCCGCACCGAGCCCATCCGCATGCCCGCACGGTCGCATCCCGGCGCGCGGGCGCGCTCAGGCGATCGGCGCGGCTGTGGAGAGGATCACTGCTGCGTCGCGACGAGACCGATGGCTCCGAGGCCCGGCACGGGGCTCCACACGCTGCCGCGGAGCGCGAGCAGCGAGCCGTCCACGCCGAGCGCGCGGAGCGTCGCCGCGCCCTCGCTCCCGCCGACGACCGCGCGCACGGGCTCCCCCGGTGCGGGCAGCTGCTCGGAGGCGCCGCCGACCTCGAGCAGCACGACCTGCGACTGGTCGCCGGCCGCGGCGAGCACCGCGAGCTGCGTCGGGCTCGTCCACGTCACGTCGCTCGCGGCGCCGTCGATGCGCGGGAGCGCATACGGCTCGCCGAGCGAGACGGGGCGGCCCGCGACATCGCGGATCACGGCCGCGACCCACACCTGGCTCACGCTCCCGTCGACGGTCGTGATCGCGAGCCGCGCGCCATCCCGCGAGAGCTCGATCGCCGCGATGCGATCGGCCCCGGGCGGCAGCTGCAGCTCGGCGCGCTCCCCCGCGCGCCACGCGAGCAGCCGCTGCGGCGCCGCGGCCTCCTGCAGGATCACCCAGCCGCTGTCGTCGGTCGTCGCGGGCAGCGCGGCATCGGCCGAGATCGCGACCGGGCCGGCGCCGGGCTCGAGCCACAGCGCGATCGTGCCGGTGGTCGCGACCCCGCCGGCGGCACCGACAGTGTAGTCGCTCGCGCCGATCGACGCGAGCGTCGGCCCGACGTCGTCGATGGCCGAGGAGCCGCCGCCGATCGGCCGCAGCGTCGAGCCGTCGAGCACGAGCGGCCGCTGGTCGACGTCGCCGTCGTCGAGCGGAGCGGCGTCGGCGCTCGACGCGGTGAGCCCGGCGAGTCCGTCGACCTCGACGCGCACCTCGCGCACGCCGAGCGAGCGCAGCGAGAGCGCGAGCTGCGCCGCGAGCTGCTGCAGGCTCCCGCTGCCGCGCTGCTCCACCTGGGCGAAGTCGAGCGTCACGGTCGCGACGGTGCCCTCGACCACCGGCTCGCCGACCCGCTGCGCCTCCGGGGCGCCGGCCGTCGTGACGGCGGGCGAGAGCCAGGTCGAGGGGCCGTCGAGCAGCGCGTCGACCATGCGGCCCGCGAGCGTCGAGGCGGTGCGCTCGAACCAGCGCACCTCCGGCACCGCGCGCGTGCCGTCGGGCGTGAGCCACGCGAGCGCGTGCGAGCGGAAGAGCTGGGCGAAGTGGAAGGCGGAGAGCACGATGCCGTCCGGCGCCTGCGCGATCCTCCACTCCCCCGCGACCCGCAGCATCCGGAACTCGAGCATCCGCTCGCTGCCGACGAGCTCGAGCGCGCCGCCCGCGTCAAGCTCGGAGACCGCCGTGACGACCGCCGTCGCGGCCGTCTCGCCGCCGAGCGAGACCTCGGGCTGGCCCGAGCGCACGATGACGCCCGCCTGGGGGCGCCAGCGCTCGGCCTCGCCCGAGACGAGGTACTCGCGCGCGATGGCGAAGTCGTCGTCGGGGGTGATCGCGGCGGCGAGGAAGCCGCGCACGATCTCCTCCTGCGTCGCCCCGACGCGCGGCGACTCGGCGATGAAGACGAGGTCGCTCGACCGCTCGGCATCGTCGACGCGGCCAGCCGTCACGGGCCCCGAATCGGGGATCGCGACGCAGCCGGTGAGCACGAGCAGCGCGGCGAGCGCTGCGATGGCGCGCTTCATCGCTCCACCTCCTCGGTCGTCGTGCGGGTCGCGGGGTCGACGAGCGCGATCGGCGCGCTCGCCATGTCCTCGTCCGCCGCTCTCGCGGGCTCCGCAGGCGGCGGCGCCTCGGCGGGCGGCAGGTCGATCGGCGAGACGACCGTGCGAGCGCCGGCGCGCGGGAGGGTGAGCCGGAACGCGGTGCCCTCGCCGGGCCTCGACCACACGTCGATCCAGCCGCCGTGCAGCGCCGCGTCGTCGCGGCTGATCGAGAGCCCGAGGCCCGTGCCGCCCGTGCGGCGCTGCCGCGACGGGTCGGCGCGCCAGAAGCGGTCGAAGACGCGCGACGCCTCCTCCTCGGTCATGCCGACGCCGTGGTCGCGCACGGCGATCGCGGCCGCGTCGCTCGACGAGTCGACCGTCACGACGATCGGGTGGCCCTCGCCGTGATCGATCGCGTTGCCGAGCAGGTTCTGCAGGATCCGGCGGATGCGGCGCGGGTCGACCTCTGCCTCGAAGTGCCCTCCGGGCGCGACGAGCCGCAGCTCGCTGCCGCGCTCGGCGGCGAGCGGCTCGAGCGCCGAGATCTCGCCTTGCGCGAGCCGCACGAGGTTGGTCGGCTCGATCTCGAGCTGCGCCGCGCGGGCGTCGAAGCGGCTGAGCTCGAGCAGGTCGGCGAGCAGCCGCTCGAAGCGCTCGATCTGCGTGTGCAGCAGCTCGACCGTGCGCCCGGCGACGGGGTCGAACGCCTCCCGCCGGTCGTGCAGCACGTCGCCCGCGAGCTTGATGGTCGTGAGCGGCGTGCGCAGCTCGTGCGAGACGTCGCTCACGAAGCGCTGCTGCACGGTCGAGAGCGTCGCGAGCTCGTTGATCTGCACCTCGATCGAGTCGGCCATGTCGTTGAACGAGCGCCCGAGCGTCGCGACCTCGTCGTCGCCGCGCACGGGGATGCGCACGTCGAGCTCGCCCGCGGCGATGCGCGCGGCCGAGTCGGCCGCCTGCTGCACGGGCCCGACGACCATGCGCGCGACGAACCACGTGATGAGGCCGATGAGCGCGATGAGCGCGAGCCCCCCGAGCACCATCGTGAGCTGCATGAAGCCGAGCGTCGCCTGCGTCGACTGCAGGCTTGTCTGCAGGTAGAGCTCGTAGCGGCCCGCGAGCGGCACGTCGACGGTCGTGCCGACGACGATCGCGGGCTCGGAGCTGCCGCCCTGCTCGAGCCGCACCGATTGGTAGTAGGGCGTGGTGTCGGATGCGGAGGCGACGGATGCGCGGAGCTCGCTCGAGAGCAGGTCGGTGTCGAAGGCCTGCGACTGCACGTCGTTCATCTGCAGGAGGGTCTCGCCCTGCCGGTCGCTGCGGAGCATCGCGTACTCCGTCGACGTGCGGCTCGCGATGAGGCCGGTGACGGCGTCGAGCGCGCGGTCTTGCAGCGCATCCACCTCTCCGCTCGTGAGCGTCGCGGTGACGGCCTCGTCGAAGATCTGCTGCATCTCGCCCGAGGCGCGCACCGCCTCGACGAGCGCCTCGTCGCGGCGCGTCTCGAAGAGGTTCTGCCCGACCGAGAGCGACATGTAGCCGAAGACGCCGACGAGCGCGAGCGTCGAGAGCGCCATGCTCGCCGCGACGACGCGCCACTGCAGCGAGCGCCGCAGCACGCGGGTCGCCGTCTCCCAGATCGGGCGGCGTCGCGCGGCCATGGCCTAGCCGGTGGGGGCGCCGGCGCGGTAGCCGACCCCGCGGACGGTCGTGACGACCACCGGGTTGTCGACGTCACGCTCGACCTTGGAGCGCAGCCGCTGCACGTGCACGTTCACGAGGCGCGTGTCGGCCTTGTAGTGGTAGCCCCACACCTGCTCGAGCAGCATCTCGCGCGAGAACACCTGGTTGGGCTTCTGCGCGAGCGTGACGAGCAGCTCGAACTCGAGCGGCGTGAGCGCGATCGCCTCGCCGCCGCGCGTGACGCGGTGGCCCTCGACGTCGATCTCGAGGTCGGCGACGCGGAGGACGCCGCCGTCCTCCTGCCGCGGCGCCCGCAGTCGCGTGCGCACGCGCGCGACGAGCTCCTTCGGGTTGAACGGCTTCACGACGTAGTCGTCGGCGCCCGACTCGAGCCCGAGCACGACGTCGGTCGGGTCGCCCTTCGCGGTGAGCATGATGATCGGCACGCCCGACTCCTCGCGGATCTCGGTGCAGATCTGGATGCCGTCCTTGCCCGGGAGCATGAGGTCGAGGAGCACGAGGTCGGGACGGACGTCGCGGAACCGGTCGAGCGCATCCGACCCGTCGGCGCAGTGCTCGAGGCGGTAGCCCTCGGCCTCGAGCACGATGCCGATCATCTCGGCGAGCGCGAGATCGTCGTCGACGACGAGGATCGTCTGCTCAGCCATCGAGCGCTCCCCTCCAGGGCCGCGGGACGGCGCGGCTCCCGTCAGGGTAGCCGAGTCCGCCTCGAGGATGCCTCCCGCGTCCGGCTCGTCGAGCAGCCCGGGCGACGGCAGCGCGCAGGGCCGGCCCTGAGGCGCGTCCTCCTAGGCCGCTCAGAGGTGCCGCTAGGGTCGTTGACAGCGGGCGTCCCCCGCTTCCAGTGCAACGGCGCATGCAAAGAGAGGGAAGCCCATGGGTTCTCTGGTCCTGATGCTGATCGGTCTGGCGATGTTCGCGGTCGGCTACTTCGTCTACTCCAAGTACCTCGCGCGCCGGGTCTTCCGGCTCGACGCCGCGTTCAAGACCCCCGCGCACGAGCTGCGCGACGGCGTCGACTACGTGCCGACGAACAAGTTCATCCTCTGGGGCCACCACTTCACGTCGGTCGCCGGCGCAGCCCCGATCGTCGGACCCGCCATCGCGGTCATCTGGGGCTGGCTGCCCGCGTTCCTGTGGGTCACGATCGGCACGGTGTTCTTCGCCGGCATGCACGACCTCGGCACGCTCTGGGCGTCGCTGCGCAACAAGGGCAAGTCGATCGGCGCGCTCTCGGGCCGCTACATCGGCAAGCGCGGCGCGAACCTCTTCCTCGTCGTCATCTTCCTGCTGCTGCTCATGGTGATCGCGGCGTTCGCGGTCGTCATCAAGAACCTGCTCATCAGCACGCCGACCGCCGTCATCCCCACGTGGGGCGCCATCATCGTCGCCCTCCTCGTCGGTGTCGCGGTCTACCGGATGCGGTGGCCGCTCATCCCCGTCACGATCGTCGGCGTCGTGGCGCTCTACGCGCTCATCGGGCTCGGCGACAGCATGCCGGTCGTGCTTCCCGAGAGCTTCCTCGGCATGTCGCCCGCGACGTTCTGGATCCTCGCCCTGTTCGTCTACGGCGCGATCGCGTCGCTGCTGCCCGTGTGGGTGCTGCTGCAGCCGCGCGACTACATCAACGGCGTGCAGCTCTTCGTCGGGCTCATCCTGCTGTTCGGCTCGGTGCTCGTCGCGACCCTCTTCGGCGCCGTGAAGCCCGAGATCGTCGCGCCGATGTTCAACACCGACCTGCCAGCGGGCACACCGAGCCTCGTGCCGCTGCTGTTCGTCACCATCGCGTGCGGCGCGATCTCCGGCTTCCACGGCATGGTGTCCTCGGGCACGAGCTCGAAGCAGATCGACAAGGAGACCGACGCGCGGTTCGTCGGCTACTTCGGCGCGGTCGGTGAGGGCCTGCTCTCGCTCGGCACGATCCTCGCGGTCATCGGCGGCATCCAGTCGGCCGGCGAGTGGCGCGAGATCTACAGCGAGTTCGGCGCCGGCGGCGTGAACGCGTTCGTGCAGGGCGGCGGCGCGCTCATGCAGAACGGCCTCGGCCTGCCCGCGTCGCTGAGCGCTACGGTGCTCGCCACCATGGCGGTGCTGTTCGCGGCCACGACCATGGACACCGGCATGCGACTGCTGCGCTTCATCGTGCAGGAGATCGGCCAGACGCTGAAGGTGCGCATCACCAAGATCCCCGCAACGGTCGTGGTCGTGGTCGTGGGCCTCGGCCTGACGTTCTCCCAGGGGCTCGGCGGCGAGGGCGGACTGCGCATCTGGCCGCTGTTCGGCACGACGAACCAGCTGCTCGCGTCCCTCTCGCTCTCGATCATCGCGGTCATGCTCATCCGCAAGCGACGCAACCCCCTGCCCGCGATCATCCCGCTCGTGCTCGTGTTCGTGCTGTCGTTCTGGGCGGCGCTCGAGCAGCTCGTCGGCTTCACGGCCCCCGACAACCCCGATTGGCTGCTGTTCGCGATCGATGTCGTCATCATCATCGCGAGCGTCTGGGTCGCGGTCGAGGCGGTGCTCGCGATGCGCCGCGCCTTCAAGGCGGAGCCGGAGCCCGAGGACGAGGACGCCCAGCTCGCGGCCGAGCGCGAGACCGTCTGACGCGTGCCGTCGCACGCGCGGGCCCAGCGCCGGGAGCAGGCCTCCCGGCGCTGGGCCGCGCTGCGATCGGGTCTGCACGAGTTCTACGTCGGCCCCTACCGGCAGACGCTCCTGCGGGAGCAGCGCGACGAGGACGACCTGTTCATGATCGTCGTGCTCGGCGAGGCGCTCGGCGTGCCCGATCCCGCGGCCTACTACTCGGCTGAGCTGCTGCCGGCGGTGTGGCAGGACTTCCACGCCTGGCACCGCCGCATCGGCATCCCCGACTCGCCGCTCGACCACATCGCATGCTGCTGACGGTCGCGCGCTCGCGCCGCATCCTGTTCGTCGGCGGCAAGGGCGGAGTCGGGAAGACCTCGGTCGCCGCCGCGCTCGCGCTCGCTCGCGCGCGCGAGGGCGCTCGCGTGCTGCTCGTCTCGACCGATCCCGCCCACAACCTCGGCCACGTGTGGGGCGAGGCGGTGGCGGATGCGCCGACCCGGGTGCTCACGCTCGGCGGCGGCGTCGTCGACGCGGTCGAGATCGACCCGCTCGAGACGATCGAGCGGCACTTCGCCTCCGTCGCCGACACGATGCGGCACCTGCTGCCCGAGCGCCTGCACGCCTCGGCGAGCGCGCACCTCGAGCGGGCGCGGACTGCTCCGGGCAGCCACGAGTCCGCGGTGCTCGAGCGCATCGCCGAGCTCGTCGCGGGGGGCCTCGAGACGCACGACCTCATCGTCTTCGACACCGCGCCCTCGGGGCACACGCTGCGGCTCCTCGCCCTGCCCGAGCAGCTGACGGGCTGGACCGAGACGCTGCTGGCCAACCGCGACCGCTCCGACCGCTTCGCCGCCGCTGCGCGCAGCGTCGTCGGCACGCGCGACGAGCGGCCCTCCGCCGATGCGCAGCTCCGCCGCACGCTCATCGCGCGCCGCGACCGCTTCGCCCTGCTGCGCACGACCATCACCGACGCGGCGCAGACCTCGTTCGTCGTCGTCGCCATCGCCGAGCGGCTGCCGGTCGCCGAGTCGATCGACGTCGTGCGCCAGCTGCGGCAGCTCGGCGTCGACCCGGCCGCGATCGTCGTGAACCGCCGCTCCCCTGCCGATGCGGGCCCGCTGCTGGCCGAGCGGCGCGCTCAGGAGGAGCAGCACCTCGCCGCCCTGCGCGACGGGGCGGCCGGCATCCCGATCGCACAGGTGCCGCTGCTGCCGGGCGACCTCGCGGGCGCCGAAGCGCTCGGAGCGCTCGCGGACCGCCTAACCGCCGCGACCTGACCCGCGCTCCCGCCCGCCGGGCGCAGAGTCCCGACACTCTGCGCTGCGCGCGCCTCCCGACCGCAGAGTCCCGGCACTCTGCGCCAGAGCGCGCACCTCGAGCGCAGAGTCCCGGCACTCTGCGCGCAGCTCGTCAGGTCTCGAGGGCCTCGTGCGCCTCGAGCCACTGCTCCTCGAGCTGCTCGATCCGCTCGTCGACCGCCGCGAGCTCGGCCTGCAGCGCGGCGAGCGCGTCGAAGTCGGCGTGGTCGGCGTTCTCGAAGCGCTGCAGCACCCGCTCGCGATCGCTCGTCGCCTTCGCGAGCCGCCGGTCGAGGCTCGCGGCCTCCTTCTCCATCGCGCGGCGCTCGGCGCCCGAGAGTGCGGCGGCGTCGGCTGCGTCGGCGTCCGGTCTCGACGCGCCGCCTTCGGCGGCTGCTCGACCAGCGGAGGTCACCGATCCCTTCCCCGATCGCTCGAGGTACGCATCCACCCCGCCCGGCATGTGCACGAGCCGCCCGTCCATGACCGCGTACTGGTGGTCGGTGACGCGCTCGATGAGGTAGCGGTCGTGGCTCACGACGATGAGGCAGCCCGCCCACGAGTCGAGCACGTCCTCCATCGCGGCGAGCATGTCGGTGTCGAGGTCGTTCGTCGGCTCGTCGAGGATGAGCACGTTCGGCTCGTCGAGCAGGATGAGCAGCAGCTGCAGGCGCCGCCGCTGGCCGCCCGAGAGGTCCTTCACAAGGGTCGAGAGCTCACCCGAGCGGAAGCCGAGCCGCTCGAGCAGCTGGCCGGGCGTGAGCTCCTTGCCGCCGCTCGCGTAGCTCGACTTGAGCCGCCCGACGACGGTGCGCACGGGCTCGTCCTCGTGCTGCTCGAGCTCCTCGAGCTCCTGCGTGAGCTCGGCGATCTTCACCGTCTTGCCGGTCTTCACGCGGCCC is a window of Agrococcus sp. Marseille-Q4369 DNA encoding:
- the mtrA gene encoding MtrAB system response regulator MtrA, which gives rise to MAEQTILVVDDDLALAEMIGIVLEAEGYRLEHCADGSDALDRFRDVRPDLVLLDLMLPGKDGIQICTEIREESGVPIIMLTAKGDPTDVVLGLESGADDYVVKPFNPKELVARVRTRLRAPRQEDGGVLRVADLEIDVEGHRVTRGGEAIALTPLEFELLVTLAQKPNQVFSREMLLEQVWGYHYKADTRLVNVHVQRLRSKVERDVDNPVVVTTVRGVGYRAGAPTG
- the mtrB gene encoding MtrAB system histidine kinase MtrB, which encodes MAARRRPIWETATRVLRRSLQWRVVAASMALSTLALVGVFGYMSLSVGQNLFETRRDEALVEAVRASGEMQQIFDEAVTATLTSGEVDALQDRALDAVTGLIASRTSTEYAMLRSDRQGETLLQMNDVQSQAFDTDLLSSELRASVASASDTTPYYQSVRLEQGGSSEPAIVVGTTVDVPLAGRYELYLQTSLQSTQATLGFMQLTMVLGGLALIALIGLITWFVARMVVGPVQQAADSAARIAAGELDVRIPVRGDDEVATLGRSFNDMADSIEVQINELATLSTVQQRFVSDVSHELRTPLTTIKLAGDVLHDRREAFDPVAGRTVELLHTQIERFERLLADLLELSRFDARAAQLEIEPTNLVRLAQGEISALEPLAAERGSELRLVAPGGHFEAEVDPRRIRRILQNLLGNAIDHGEGHPIVVTVDSSSDAAAIAVRDHGVGMTEEEASRVFDRFWRADPSRQRRTGGTGLGLSISRDDAALHGGWIDVWSRPGEGTAFRLTLPRAGARTVVSPIDLPPAEAPPPAEPARAADEDMASAPIALVDPATRTTTEEVER
- a CDS encoding carbon starvation protein A, whose amino-acid sequence is MGSLVLMLIGLAMFAVGYFVYSKYLARRVFRLDAAFKTPAHELRDGVDYVPTNKFILWGHHFTSVAGAAPIVGPAIAVIWGWLPAFLWVTIGTVFFAGMHDLGTLWASLRNKGKSIGALSGRYIGKRGANLFLVVIFLLLLMVIAAFAVVIKNLLISTPTAVIPTWGAIIVALLVGVAVYRMRWPLIPVTIVGVVALYALIGLGDSMPVVLPESFLGMSPATFWILALFVYGAIASLLPVWVLLQPRDYINGVQLFVGLILLFGSVLVATLFGAVKPEIVAPMFNTDLPAGTPSLVPLLFVTIACGAISGFHGMVSSGTSSKQIDKETDARFVGYFGAVGEGLLSLGTILAVIGGIQSAGEWREIYSEFGAGGVNAFVQGGGALMQNGLGLPASLSATVLATMAVLFAATTMDTGMRLLRFIVQEIGQTLKVRITKIPATVVVVVVGLGLTFSQGLGGEGGLRIWPLFGTTNQLLASLSLSIIAVMLIRKRRNPLPAIIPLVLVFVLSFWAALEQLVGFTAPDNPDWLLFAIDVVIIIASVWVAVEAVLAMRRAFKAEPEPEDEDAQLAAERETV
- a CDS encoding cory-CC-star protein → MPSHARAQRREQASRRWAALRSGLHEFYVGPYRQTLLREQRDEDDLFMIVVLGEALGVPDPAAYYSAELLPAVWQDFHAWHRRIGIPDSPLDHIACC
- a CDS encoding ArsA family ATPase; translation: MLLTVARSRRILFVGGKGGVGKTSVAAALALARAREGARVLLVSTDPAHNLGHVWGEAVADAPTRVLTLGGGVVDAVEIDPLETIERHFASVADTMRHLLPERLHASASAHLERARTAPGSHESAVLERIAELVAGGLETHDLIVFDTAPSGHTLRLLALPEQLTGWTETLLANRDRSDRFAAAARSVVGTRDERPSADAQLRRTLIARRDRFALLRTTITDAAQTSFVVVAIAERLPVAESIDVVRQLRQLGVDPAAIVVNRRSPADAGPLLAERRAQEEQHLAALRDGAAGIPIAQVPLLPGDLAGAEALGALADRLTAAT